The following proteins are encoded in a genomic region of Ooceraea biroi isolate clonal line C1 chromosome 14, Obir_v5.4, whole genome shotgun sequence:
- the LOC113563360 gene encoding uncharacterized protein LOC113563360 isoform X1, with translation MFQREMFFYQEAVPTFRETLKEHGIIERFPTFYDAEGEMGKEALADEDEHYVKRVQQFADNVKDNMCSAVDGTLAEPYAVVNHGDAWTNNILFKYDKVRMYLRSDTRVKSN, from the exons ATGTTCCAACGCGAAATGTTCTTCTATCAGGAGGCAGTGCCTACCTTCAGAGAGACTTTAAAGGAACACGGGATCATCGAGCGCTTTCCCACTTTTTACGACGCCGAGGGTGAAATGGGAAAAGAG GCTTTAGCGGACGAGGACGAGCACTATGTCAAGAGAGTCCAGCAATTCGCCGATAATGTGAAGGATAACATGTGCAGCGCGGTTGACGGAACACTCGCGGAACCCTACGCCGTCGTGAACCACGGTGACGCTTGGACCAATAATATACTCTTCAAGTATGACAAGGTACGTATGTACTTAAGGTCCGACACGCGCGTGAAATCTAATTGa
- the LOC105274771 gene encoding uncharacterized protein LOC105274771 has translation MLEDLSLQGFVMKGSKILDYPHVSLALRCLGELHAYSFVIRAANPEMFEKFQRMQEPLVDENFYNNNAFRSKELAKVVIKALADEDEHYVKRVQQFADNVKDNMCSAVDGTLAEPYAVVNHGDAWTNNILFKYDKDGKTPRDLRFLDFQLCRYASPVLDLVYILFCCCTQETRSKYYDQLIHEYYETLSKYLRKCGYDPDILFPYEALSQQFIKFGKFAAGMALYVLHLFSIEDADIGIMNDNTVLFERLQTDSFYRSMVKGTFKDLVDRNYL, from the exons ATGTTGGAAGATCTGTCCCTTCAAGGGTTCGTGATGAAGGGTTCCAAGATACTGGATTATCCGCACGTTAGTCTGGCGCTACGCTGCTTGGGCGAGTTACACGCGTACAGCTTCGTCATACGCGCCGCGAATCCGGAgatgtttgaaaaatttcaacGGATGCAAGAACCGCTCGTCGACGAAAACTTCTACAATAATAATGCCTTTCGTTCGAAAGAGCTCGCTAAAGTCGTGATCAAG GCTTTAGCGGACGAGGACGAGCACTATGTCAAGAGAGTCCAGCAATTCGCCGATAATGTGAAGGATAACATGTGCAGCGCGGTTGACGGAACACTCGCGGAACCCTACGCCGTCGTGAACCACGGTGACGCTTGGACCAATAATATACTCTTCAAGTATGACAAG GACGGGAAGACTCCGCGCGACTTGCGTTTCCTAGACTTTCAGTTGTGCCGTTATGCGTCGCCCGTTTTAGATCTGGTCTACATACTCTTTTGCTGCTGCACACAGGAAACGAGAAGTAAATATTACGATCAATTGATCCATGAATATTACGAAACATTGTCCAAGTACCTTAGGAAATGCGGTTACGATCCCGATATCCTGTTTCCTTACGAGGCGTTATCGCAGCAGTTCATCAAATTCGGAAAATTCGCGGCGGGGATGGCGCTttacgttttacatttattcagCATCGAGGATGCCGACATTGGTATCATGAATGATAACACTGTACTTTTCGAGAGGCTGCAAACCGACAGCTTTTACAGAAGCATGGTAAAAGGTACCTTCAAAGATCTCGTcgacagaaattatttataa
- the LOC113563360 gene encoding uncharacterized protein LOC113563360 isoform X2, which produces MGKEALADEDEHYVKRVQQFADNVKDNMCSAVDGTLAEPYAVVNHGDAWTNNILFKYDKVRMYLRSDTRVKSN; this is translated from the exons ATGGGAAAAGAG GCTTTAGCGGACGAGGACGAGCACTATGTCAAGAGAGTCCAGCAATTCGCCGATAATGTGAAGGATAACATGTGCAGCGCGGTTGACGGAACACTCGCGGAACCCTACGCCGTCGTGAACCACGGTGACGCTTGGACCAATAATATACTCTTCAAGTATGACAAGGTACGTATGTACTTAAGGTCCGACACGCGCGTGAAATCTAATTGa